The genomic window AAACACATTTGAAACATGACATCTGatacttgtttttgttgtttcagATGAGCAGTACTGCTCAGTCGTACATCTTCCGCCATGCCAGAGTTCTCCCAGTACTATACAGAAACGACTTTCCATACAAGACACCTACCTGCCTTCCCGCGGCCCGTGAAGCATCGCTCCCCGAGGCTGCAGTTGGTTTCCGTGGTGTAACATGCGTCCCAGAAGCCCAGATCACAACGGAAACACTGCAGcagttcctcctcttcctccaacaTCTGCTCCAGCTCCTCTTTTTCCTCACCTGAACCCACACAGGTAGTCTTTTCCGATTAACTCTCATATGTAACGGTCACAACAAAACATTTCACTCTATTCCAGATGCAAATTCAGGTTTTCCATAACAGCGACAGAACAGTTTATTCCAAATTAGTGTAATTTTATGGTATAAATCGAACCTTTTTAAATATCATCGAAGACACATTTCAATATGGCTCGGTCAGTAGTTCTACGTTTGAGCGTAAAGCCATTCAATGGCTGCTTGAGCTTGTGAGATGAGTTGCCGTTAAGTCCTCATCCGTCTTCATCTCATTAGCTGGAGCAAGCGCTTTACCTCGTCTCGGCAAAAACAATAACACACTAATTGTTTACAACCTTGAAATATCACAATCTAAACAGATCTGATAAATATCCGGACCGAGTAAATGAATCAATAcatttgaaaactaatatttgaCTTTTCCCCCCGTGTCTGCTCTAGACTTGCGCCTAAAATTATATTATAAGGAACTTAAAATGACTTTCTGTATGTAACCATAAATGAAAGTTCTCCGATAGGATTAAACACAACAGTTATTTTACTAACGCTAATATAACCAGCGGTCTGCCCCGCTAGAATTGTGTGACTTGAGGCCTGCTGATGACTAATTTCCAGATGTTGTCTTACCTCGAGCATACGAGAAGACCACAattgccaaaagaaaaacaattagtCCTCTCATTGTCTGCAGGATACTTTTCCTGTTCTTTCCACTGTGAGGGCTGCAAAGTCGAGCGGAGAGTTTCAAATTGGATTAGTAGTCAGTGATGCCTCCGTTTTCTCATCACCACTAATCAGGTGCTGgatacctgaaaaaaaaaaacatgtcctaCTACCCGACCATCAAATTAAAGTCTTTTACTTAATTATCATAACCGCCATTTGGTTGATTAGCATTTCCAACATGTGCGACACAGTagaaatgacacatttgaagcttcgtgaggatgaggaggaggatgacgcCAAAACCAAACTCACTCGGTTGTAGGCGAAATTAAATGAACATTTTCAGCCTGGTTGCTTCTCGCcatcacacctttttttttttttttttcacgcctTGTGTGTCTGTTTCAGAGCAGCAAAACTGCATGTGTCCTGAGTCAGCGCTAAGTTAAGAGGCTTACGTCCTACTGTCCGTCTgcttaatacacacacacacagtttgatTCACAATGCAGCATGAAAACTACATTGCTTGGATTGCATAACTGGTGGAGCATTTTCAAGTTAGTATTGCAGAAGCAACCAACGCTGAAAAGTCcagtccatccattttatttttatcgccTTTAAATTTGATGTGAAGCGATTAAGCGGAGACGTAAGAGCGTCTGCTGGGAAACATTTGCTATGATGGGTGTGGAAGAATTCCATACAAAAAGAAATTAAGTAGTTATATGGGGAAAAGTAAAAAGTATTTTCAGAGCAGCATGTCCAGAATTTTTGTGGGCAGGGCATAAGATATTTACAATGAGATCCAGTACATGCCAAATTGTCTTAACAGCATCATCAGAAGGGAATTCTTGAATGTCCCGTGGTGTCACACATCTCTCGCTGCGAATCACTTGAATGCCTGGCAGCTTGTTTCAAGATGCGCTCGCAACTTCGCGCTGCCGCAGAATGAATCGCATCTCAGCACATCCTGCCCACACAAAAAAGCCTCCGCTGCGCGCTAGCGGGTTGGAGGCATGCAAATGACTTGTACACTTCAacagcagggggaaaaaaaaaaaaacattccctgAGCCTAAAGCGACTATTAAACTCCACGCGGCGGCGTAAAGCGCTTCACCTGCTggattttttaaagaaagcatAGCGTGAAAAGGTCAGGATAGCGGGAGGGCCAAGCTTTTCCCCGCTTCTGCTGCGTCAGGGAAAACTCAATAGCCTCATcggaatcccccccccctctccctcttTTTAAATGCCATCCTTCTTTTCCATCCAAGCGATAATTGAAATTCTTCAACACCCCGCTTGACCACACTAAAGGGAAAAAGAGACAGACATTGTGAATTTAAAGAATGCAGTGGTATTTATAGCCAGGCTGTAGGTGTGGAGTGAGAGGAGTGTAGCCTTGACGTAGCATCTCCTTTTGGACCAGGAAATCATTTCCTCAGATAAAGACGATAGATTATAGTACGCCTGAGATAAGATGTAGACTGATTTGGCACCTAATCTGCCTGATCCTTTTAAACTGAACCCTGTCCGAGAAAAGCCGAAGTAAATAGTGAAGTCCGGTATCCTCTGACGAGGAAAAAGTCCTAAAATGGTCGGGAAGGAAGAACAAAACAAAGTTTTGAATCGGTGAGACCAGAAATAAATCGTGAGTCTTTAGCTTCTTTTGTTCCGGAAAAATGATGACAAACGATAATTAAAAGCGATTAAAAACGAGTGGAACTGAATTCTGCAGTTTCCCGCCTTTGGAAGTATTTTAGGAACTGTAACAGTACGAGTAGCCCTGACAatgatatatatttatatctgCATTTATTGGTGATATAACATTTGTCACAACTTGTTCTGAATGGAAAGTCGTGCAAAGATAAATAGTTCCAGGGTTCACTGCATGAatggaaaatgaaataaagctGCACGTCAAAACAATATGGTCCGATTTCGGCATTCCCACTATCTcaaatatatcttttttaaTAGTAGATGACACACTTAAAGAGGtcgccagatttttttttttttttaaaccttcaaCTGAAAAGCTCAAACCGCCAACCCCATAAGTTCCATATGGAATTTGTCCGACTTGCCAAAAATTTGGAATGCAGCACCTCTCTGAGGCGCCCAAACATTTACAACATCTGTTTGTGGGAGATAGCGTTCCTCGCACTCCCGTAAAGATGATCAAGGCTCAGGGAGTGCAGAGCAGGTCCGTGTGTTAATCTTGCTGGACTTGTCCGGGAAGGCAGAGGGGTGAGGACCGGAATGTCCGAGGGAAGACGAATGAGGACTTGGCTCCTGGTGGTGCAGAACTTGAGCCACAAGTGTCGCCTTGCCCTCCCTCTCAGCTTCATCTTCTGCATCTAGATGCCGTTGCAGTGATTTATTGATGTCCTCAATGTTCTTGCAAGACAAAGAAGGAGGGTAGAGGCTCCTATCCTGTTCCTCGTCTCTGATCTCCCACTGTTTCTGCCCACTGAAGATGGCTTGCTCTTGCCAGTCCTCCCAGTCTCCCTTCCTGTCCTCGGGGTCTTTGCACTTCTTCAGCATGTGGATCTCTCGATCTCGATTCTCGTAGAGCAGGCTAGCGGCGCAGATGAAGATGAACAACCCGACGCCCATGACCATCGGCCCGGCCAGTTTCATCTTGTCCTTGGGGGTGGACCTGGGGGCGCCTAAGTGCCTCGGCGGCGACGCCACGTAACCAGCCATGGCCACGCACATCCCCAGCGCCACCACCAACACGCCCACTATTAACCACGCGCCCGGGGCCGAGCGTAGGCGAAGTCGGGTCTGGCTGGAGTTGAATTTTCTCCGGTGACATGGCAGGACGCATTCCACTTGTGAAGACTGAGAAGAGGGGCTGCTGGCAGCTGTCATCCTCTTGATCcaaactgcaaaacaaaagtgtgTAGCTTTAGGAAGGAAgtgtgtcggggggggggggggggggggggctgggggttGAGGACACAACAGGAAATAGCTGCTTTAATAGGACATGTGCTGACTTAATGAGACGCTTGTCCTCTGCAGGATCCCTTTCCCTCAGACGGGAACATTAAAAGTAGAAATGATGACTACATTAGCACATCAAGTGAAAATTGCAACAAGTCGTTGGAGAGGTGCAAGATGACATTTTGGTAAACAATTCAAATTTCTCCCATATGACTTTTCCTGGTCGTGGGAAGTGCGCGTTACCAATTTTTCTCTCTCACTGGACATGATTTGACCCCTTTCAGTGACACTCGCTTTACCGCAAACATTGCCAAGGCATCATTTAGCCCCAAGCAGCAGAAGTGGTGCTTCAAGGGCATAAAGTGTGAGCGTGATGTAGCCCATCAACGTGCTCTTAGCTGCATTGGCggtgtttataaaaaaaaaaaaaaaaatgttggaaaaATAGCCTACTTGCCTTGTTTTGCTCCTCGATGCAAATCATGGTCCTCACTCAACAAGCATCAGTTGCCTCCTGCGTTTCTCCACTCCAACATCCTCTTTTGTTCTCAAATGGAGACTCCTTGCGTCTTGTTGCCTTCCACGCCACTGTTGAACtgaagctttttttgtttttcaaattcgAGGAAGTAACTGTCTTACAAAAGTGGTGCAAAGCTGCATTGCCTCCTCTCGCTCTGTGTGCTTAAGagcgcatatgtgtgtgtgcatgtgtgtgtgtgtgtgtggaggaggGGTCGTGGGAATCAGGGGCAGTCCCACGGTGAGTCGTGTTATTCTTGGTGCTTGACACGTTCACAGTGATGTAAAAATTTGGACTTTAACCCCCAAAAAAGATCTTAGCATTGcaaagcttgtgtgtgtgtgtgtgtgtgctcatagTTTAAAAATATGTATACAAAACCAAATCTTGACGCATATTGAATCTTACATGAATATTTGCCCACCCTTAATTGACCTAGAGCACATATTTGTGTTACTTaattgaaatatgattttgaatTTATAGACAAATGTACTTTTTCTTCAATGTGTTTAATACTGAAGGTTTCGAGTTGCGGAAAACAAATCAGTTGAGCTAGTATAGATATTTCATATATATCacattatattttgtttcctaaTGTTCACAAATTTAAGGGTGCAATAGGGagtgagaaaataaaaaggtcCATTTGACGAAAGAGGGTTCAAGTTAGGATGACCTGGCACGTTGAAGCATGCGTCATAACCGAGCAGACAAGTGCTGAAGATCCACTGCCAACATTGCAGTTACGGTACTTAGAAAAAATGTTGGCAATGGATCCACTTTGATCATAACAGGACAATGCAGTGGCTCTCAAAACCACCCACAGATGCATCATCATGGGATTTAATGAAGACTTGAATTGTGCTTtgttctttatttaaaaaaaaacaacaactaccaTTTACAGTAGAGCaggccttttttgttttgtgtattcTGTATTGATAAAACCCAGTTGGGAATAAGAAAATGTAAACCTCgtaaatatgaattaaaaatgaGCATTTTCTCGACTTAATTGCACTGGATGTAATTCTTTTAATGGGAATGTTGCCCCTTCCAACATGGCCGCTATGCAACGCGTCGTGTCTGCCGGAAGTGCACAAAGAGAACACGCGCCACAGGATACGCGCTTGCGCGGTTATGTTTCAAACAAAACGGcgccatttttgttgttgtggtaATGTCAGCATAACGTTAACTTATGCTTCACTCCTtgagaaagaaggaaaaagccCGTTTTTTGGATGGTGTGACGACAAAACGTTTACGCGGATTCCGAAACAGTCGTTATAACcgcttgctagctagctagctaaaccACAACTGGGGTACAAGAAATGGAAGACGCCCGTCTGTATAAGGTGAGTTAACTTACAATCGTGTCTTACTTTTGTGAAAAAGGGCCACTGACTTCAATTAGTACTAGTTAAATGTGGTAATAACGTACCTATCTGTCAGCAGAAAGGAGCAAGGAAGAAGCTCTCCTATCAGAAGAGCATGCAGAAGTAAgttatttaatcaataaaatttatttttaaccCTTTAAAAATAACGGGCTAAATATGTTCCTAATATTTCTAGTGCACCGAAAGAAAAATGGAGAGGCAGGTTGTCCATCGGAGATATTGACAGGATCTTTGATGACGTGGGTACGTTTTCGCTTTGTTGTTATTTCTGTTTGATGACTTGGGtacgttttcttttgttttccacGTTTGTTTTACGTCGTGTGCTAtaaagtttttcttttaatgtgaTCAATTTAGTTTACAACTGAACCATGAGATTCAACCTGTCGTTCTCGAAATAAAACTGTCACTACAGTCTGGTTATTTCTGATTGTGTTTTATgtttcatgtgtttttttttgtctgctcgAGTGACACAATAatcacattaaaaatgacaTACTCTCTCCAATTGTATCAATATGATCAACATTTGGTTCGACGCATTgatatttatgtatttgttcTGCACAGACTCTCCGATTCACGTACTCCCCTTAACTGTCCAACTCTCGGAGTCGGATATTGAGGAAAACGATGAAGCTGAAACGCCACAAGCTGTAAAGGCGAAACCTGCAATGGTACATAAAAGTCATAACACACATTTGGGAGCTGGAATCGAATAGGTTTGAGTCTCGCAAAATAAACTAGTTCGTAGAGGTTAAAAAGAGATTCAGAATAGATTTTTGtggcaaacaaaaaatatatcttaAGTCAGGTCTTCCACTAAATTGAACTAAAAATGATTCCCTTTGTATCTTTAGTCTCCCAAAGAATTATTCCATCCTGCGACACGCTCGCCAAGTCCTGAACTAAACATTGGTAAGAAGCTCACTCGGCTTTGTTTCATCATGCAACTTTGTCTCAGACCATTAATATGTTTTCCAAAGGACATGTGAAGACATCCAGCCCACTAGAGGAGAACACAGGGCTGACATCAGCACAGGCGGAGACTAATGACAAAGGCGAAGTGCTGTCGCCGATCCTGGGTGACTGTGGAGGAAACACTTTGACGATTACGCTCGCCTCCGACAAGTAAGAAGTGATTGATAAGACTTTTTGTTTTGGCTATTTCTTAGCGCTGCTTGTCCACTTTTATGTCCTCAAATGTTTTTGCTATGAAGGTGGGGAAACATGGGGACATGTGAATTTCATTTACTATCCATCTCTTTCCAGCCAAAAAGAAAGTCCTACTGTCAGTGACAAGAATTCCCAGAAGCAAGCATCAAGGTTGGTAGTTTGCCTTTTGGATTGAATTGACCagattataataaaaaaaaaaaaaaaaaagatggttaaaaaaaacccGGATGATTCTTCTCGTACTGTCAtcatgtatatttattttattttattagcagGTCAGCTCAGGAGGAGCCGGGTACGTCCACTGCTGAGGAGGATCATGTGGACGTTCACAGAAAGTCCACAGAGGAGAGCGTGCAGCTCCCtgtcaaaaaaaacatctgggcGTTCCTGCAGAAGGTTCGAGAATCCAGTCAGCCCAAAAGCAAATTGTGAGTTAATTGGACTTTTCCCGATTAATCACATATGACATTGGACGGTATTTAAGGAAATAGTGACTTTGTAATGGGATAAATCCCAACAAATAAGATCTCCCATGCTTTCAGAAGAACGCCGGTTAAAGCGCCCACACCCCCTCCCGAGGTTGAGGAGGATTTCCTGATTTTGGAGGACGACGAGCCTATTCTCTTTTCCATTCCCACCAAACGGACCCTTAAGCAGCAGCCGCAGAAAGAGTCCAGAAGTGACAAAGGCGCGTTGATGGACAGCTGCCGGGACACGGAGCATTCAAGCAAGAATTTACTCAAAGAGCCGACAGCCCGCAAAAAAACtccacagagagaaaaaaagaaggagCCAAAGCATCGCAATACCTCCAGCAAAAAGAATCCACGCAAGATGGCAGACGAGCAACCCCAAGTGGCGGCCGGCAGCTCGACAGATGACCAGCGTGTCCGGCCTTCAACCGAGGTGAAGACGTCTTCAAAAGCCAGACGAAAAAATCCCGAGAGCAGCGGGCCGGCTGCGAAGGTCAAGCGGACTAAGGAACGACGTCAGGAGCCCAGCGGTGAACAGCGTCAAGCTGTTGAATTGGCTGGTAAGAATTTTAGCGATCAGTTGGCTAGGGCAGAAAACATATATGTACttctattttgatttttatatcaACTTTTTAAAATAGTTTAAAAATTAAACGGAATCTAATCGCttttatttatgaatgaaaacaaaacaatggtaCGATAATACAATACATAATAATTCAAGGTTATCATATGTTCACCATTAGACATTGCGGTTTGAATAAGTCgacgagtgcgttttttttgtctctcagaTTTCGACTCGGGAAAGCCGAACCCTGCTGAGGATTCGCCGGCCACAACAGTTGAACAAAACCATCAATCCCCTCCGAGCGGGAGTTCCCCCGAGTGGCATGAGGTGCTTGGCAAAAGGAGAAGAAACCCGCCCGGAAAGTGGTGGGTGGGCTCGCCTCAAAACGAGGAGCAGCCCCAGGTGAGAAATGAGACTCCCCACGTCAAGAAGCCAAAAGCCAACCGGGGAGAACCGCCCAAGGCCGCGTCGGCGTCATCCTCCAAGGCCAAGGATGTCCTCACAACCAAGAAGGATGTGAAAAACACAGCGAGGgaattgaagaagaagaaagcgcTGCTGAAACCATCTGCCAGTGAGCTAACCTCTGATCTAGCAGAACAACCAGATCATCAGGAGCCAGAGGAAGAGGAAACCACGGATCCTTCTCGGCTTTTCAGTCCTCCGGTATCCAACCGGCGAGACCACAGCCGCAAGTCAGGTACGCTACAAACATCCAAAGCCTTTTCCGTCCGTCCAACCAAACGTTTGTGTTTTCCAGAGCATCAACTATTCCAGCAGGTGTACCAGCGCGCCGGTAAGAAAACGTCCATCCCGCCCATCCAGTGGACTTCAACCACATTTCTCGAGCAGCCCTCGTTCAAGCGGCCAAGAAGACCACCCAGTGAGTGGTGGAAGGCCACGGTCACGCCCGAGGAGGCGGCGCCAGACCGGGTTCTTCATCCCAGTCAGGAGAGGCGTAAACTtgacaagaaaacaaaagcgaGACTAAGCAGACCACCATCAAAATCGGACAAGCGCGCCAGCCAGGCACTGCCCAGTCGAAGCACTGAGGACGAAGAGCGGACGAGGAGAGCGAATCCCATTGTGGACGTCTCCGGCCGGACCTTACCTGTCAATAGAGGTGCCGCTCAGAGTCACAAAGTGGCCGTGCAAGTCTACGCTCCCGATTGTGCGAGTTCCAGCAACGGGGGGACTTTTACTTTGGAAGAAAATCGGGGGAGCCTACGGGATGACGGCACGAGTCCGTCACAGGTCATGTAAGGAAAGCACAGAGCAGATAATCACGCCACGTATGTTTGTCTCCTTTGCTCACGATTTTTGTCTTTTGGGGGCGGCGGCCAGATTACAAAGCGGACCGGCGTCCATGATTGAACTGGACGCACACGATGATTCAGGTAAGTTTGATCCACGTTACAATTAAGTTGGAGACATTTATATTAACTCCATGACTAAAATTGAGTTTATttagtcaacacacacacacacaacgttcGGGTGTTAGTTAAGCGGCGACTGGTCTTCATTCCAGAACTCCCGTCGACCAGACTTCTCCATGCCGACCTGTCCGTTACCGACCTGTGTGGCCCTCCCCTTATGCCGTGCACCCTCCGGGCCAGGGACAAGCACGACTTGACCGAGTGGCTCCAACATCTGTTCTCCACGACCCTGATACGAGAGGTTAACAGGAGTAAGACCggtttagtttttttgtttctaAATTGGTATGTGTACTGTTATGAACTTACTGACCAATAAATGGTGGcaatagcctttttttttttttttttaccaagcaCAAGAATTGTTCTTTGCAGACTTGGCAGTTTCCCCCGACCAGTTTGACTGGTACTGCCACAAAACTGGAACCATGGGCATCGTGGAGGACGTGCGTCTTTTGAACTCCTCTCATGGGAAGATGCTGCTGAGCTCCTTCATGAAGAAACCTTTGTGGGTAGACCACAGCGCTACCatggtcagatttttttttttcctcgtccAAATATTGGgagaaacaatgaataaatttgttttttttcttcccccccccccaaaaaaggtatTTTTCCTATTAACGAGCTGCGtcaagttgagcgttgactgcGTCGAATCTTTTGTGCACGCAGGCAATTTTTTCACAGTGCCGTGTGGTAAGTCATTTTAGTTGCATTTTTTATTCTGGATTGGTTGCCAACAATTTTAGGCTTTGAGTTTCGAACTAGGGTCAGGGTTGCAAAGTTGGCTTTTGAAACCAACACTCGCATTTTCAGTCGCACTCAATCTCATCACGCAAAGATTTTTGCATTAAGGCCATGTTGGCCAGCTCAGGTTTTTATGATTCATTTGGTCGTCTCTTCCCTTTTGCTTTGCCCATCCAGGCCACGCGTACAGCATTCAAAACTTGGCGGAGCAGCCCGCATTCCTCTGCTTTAACAGGATCCTCACAGAGACCCCAGACTGAAGTGTCGGTCAGACAcaacaacaggaaaaaaaaaaattcaaactatttttatatttggtcatttcttcgatGCGACTCTTACCTTTGTAGACTTGAGGAATAAATATGTATACTGTTCATCAGTGCTATTCAATTAGTTCCTAGTGTTTGATACTGAAATTAAAAAACTTGTGTAGCCTACCCACATTGCTGATGTTGTTTTGAAGCGTGGCTAGAAatgaaaaaagggaaaaaaaaatcccgtttCAACATTGAAGCTGTTCAACTGCAGCATATACCAAATCATCAGCATAGTTTGCATTAAAACAGAAATAATTTCCAAATAAAAAGCGTCTTAAAAcgcttattttaaaaaaaatactgtgacCTAGACTCGGCAGCTTTCTATCCCTAAATATTATATCGTGTATGTTTAGTGTCAGCGTGTGTTAAAATTAAA from Syngnathus typhle isolate RoL2023-S1 ecotype Sweden linkage group LG10, RoL_Styp_1.0, whole genome shotgun sequence includes these protein-coding regions:
- the LOC133160508 gene encoding uncharacterized protein LOC133160508, producing MTAASSPSSQSSQVECVLPCHRRKFNSSQTRLRLRSAPGAWLIVGVLVVALGMCVAMAGYVASPPRHLGAPRSTPKDKMKLAGPMVMGVGLFIFICAASLLYENRDREIHMLKKCKDPEDRKGDWEDWQEQAIFSGQKQWEIRDEEQDRSLYPPSLSCKNIEDINKSLQRHLDAEDEAEREGKATLVAQVLHHQEPSPHSSSLGHSGPHPSAFPDKSSKINTRTCSALPEP